Proteins from a genomic interval of Corvus moneduloides isolate bCorMon1 chromosome 6, bCorMon1.pri, whole genome shotgun sequence:
- the TMEM229B gene encoding transmembrane protein 229B: MAAAEPLTAFSRWYLYAIHGYFCEVMFTAAWEFVVNFNWKFPGVTSVWALFIYGTSILIVEKMYLYLKDKCNILVRCFIYTLWTYLWEFTTGLILRQFNACPWDYSQFDFDFMGLITLEYAIPWFCASFIMEQLVIRNTLRLRFDETAEPGAPTAPVALANGHVKTD, from the coding sequence ATGGCTGCGGCAGAACCCCTGACGGCTTTCTCACGATGGTACCTCTACGCCATCCATGGCTATTTCTGTGAGGTGATGTTCACAGCTGCCTGGGAGTTTGTGGTCAACTTCAACTGGAAGTTCCCAGGTGTTACCAGTGTGTGGGCACTCTTCATCTATGGCACCTCCATCCTCATTGTGGAGAAGATGTATCTGTATCTCAAAGACAAGTGTAACATTTTAGTGCGCTGCTTCATTTACACACTGTGGACATACCTCTGGGAGTTTACCACTGGCCTCATCCTACGCCAGTTCAATGCCTGCCCATGGGACTATTCCCAGTTTGATTTTGACTTCATGGGCCTGATCACCCTGGAGTATGCCATCCCATGGTTTTGTGCTTCTTTCATCATGGAGCAGCTGGTGATCAGAAACACCCTGCGCTTACGATTTGATGAGACTGCTGAGCCGGGGGCCCCCACCGCCCCCGTTGCCTTGGCCAATGGCCACGTGAAGACGGATTGA